GTGCGCGCCCGCGAGTGACGGTGGATCGTCGTGCGCGCCGACGAGGTCGGGCACCGAGTCGAGCGCGACCTCCGCGCCCGGACCCCACGCGCGCGCGGCCACCGTCGTCGGCCCGGTGCTCTGGAGATGCACCGTGGCCGGTCCCGCGGCCGTGTCGCTCGCGCGCCACACGTCACGCGATCCGACGCGCAGGCTCGGATCGCGGCGGCCGCCGTGCACGAGCGGACCGAGCGTTGCGTGCAGGTCGAGCGGGCGGCGCGTGTGCACGATCCGCCGGCCCGCCATGACCCTCACCATATCGACGCGGTCGTGTCAGCCGACGGTTGCCGGGGAACAATCGACGTCATGCCCGAACGAGAACGCGCCATGACGCCCGAAGACCTGACTCGCCTCTTCGTCGAGCGTGCGAACGCCGGCGACGTCGACGGACTGATCGAGTTGTACGAGCCCGAGGCGGTGATGGCCTATCCGCCCGGCTCGCAGTCGACCGGTCACGATGCGATCCGTGGGGTCTTCACGCAGATGCTCGCGAACCGGCCGCATTTCGAGCCCGAACCGCCGCTGCCCACGGTGCAAATGGGCGACCTCGCGCTCACGTCGACGCCGCCCAAGGACGCCGCCGGCGCGCGCGCACAGGTCGTGCGCCGTCAGTCCGACGGCAGCTGGCTGCGCGTCATCGACCAGCCGGAGTTCCGCCGCAGCTGACGTCACCCGGCGAAGCGCGCCGTGACGGCAGCGCTCAGCTGACGCCCGCGAGCTCCAGCAGGCCCGCGACCGCGCGGGAGACGTCGGGCGCGGTCGCCCACGGTCGCGGTGAATCCGATTCGCGCGCGTACTCACCGGTGCGCACGCGGATCGCGCGCGCACCCGCAGCGGCGGCCGCCGCGATATCGGTGCTCGGCCGGTCGCCGATGACGACCGCGGAAGCCGGATCGACACCCAGCGCCACGAGCGCGGTGAGCAGACCGGCCGGGCTGGGCTTGCGGTGCTCGCGTCCGAGCTCGTCGCCGAGCACGACGATGTCGAACGTCGATTCCATGCCGAGCGCGCGCAGCTTGGCGCGCTGGATCGCGGGATCGCCGTCGCTGACGAGCCCGACGGCGACCCGTCCGCGCAACGCATCGAGCGCGTCGGTCACTCCTGGATACGGCGTGAGGCGCGCCGGCGCGTAGCCGCGGAAGGCCGTGAGCAAGGGCGCCACTGCGACGTCGTGTCGTCTGATGCGCGCGAGCGCGCGATCGATGATCTCGCCGCGGTCGCTGCCGTCGGCGCACACGCGATGGAGCGCGGCGAGGAACCGCGTCCGATCGACATTCCATGCCTGCGCAGCGGCTGCGACTTCGAGCCACGCACCCGCGAGCCAGCTCGCCTGTTCGAACAACGTGTCGTCGAGATCGAAGAGGACGGCGCGGACATCGTCGGTCATCGGGGGGCACCTCGTGCCGCGCGCCGACGCCGGCCTCGCCCGACCCCACCCATGCTTTCCGCCCTTCCTTCGCCCGACCCCCGTCGTCCTTATCGGCCGGTGCGGACGCCGACCTGAGCCTGGGCAGCGGGCGCGAATACCCCCATCAACGACGCCTCAAACAATTGTCTCGGCGCTCAAGCCCGGGGCCGCGATCCTCCGATATCCCGGGCGAGAGGGGGTGCCGACGATGACCGTCGCCCTGGAAGACCTGCGAGACGAGATCCGCCGTGAGGAGCGCAGCGCGGGTCTCAACCCGACCCGGCCCCTCACCCGCGCCGACATCGAGCACCGCCGCCGCCAGATCGCGGCCGTGGGCCTGGTCGTGTTCTTCGGTGTCGTCGTCACGACGCTGCGGGCCAACGTGTGGGGCAATGCACACGACGCGCTCTTCGACCCCGATCTCCTGCGCGCGGCAACGATCACGGCCGCGGGTGGCTTCATCGCCTACGTCGTCGAGAAGGAGCGCCACCTGCGCCGGCTCGAGCTGCTCGAAAGCGAGGAGCGTGCGGTGTCGCTCGCGATCGCGGACCGCCTGCTCGAGGCCGCGGCGCTCGCCGACGCGTCGAGCAGCCTCCAGGGATCGCTCGTGCTCGAACGGGTCATCGGGCGCACGCTCGACCGCGTGCGCGATCTCGTCGGTGCCGATGCCGGGACGATCCGGCTCCTCTCACCCGACGGGCAGCTGCGCGTCGCGGCGACCTTCGGGTCGGACGACGGTTTCGAGCGCCTCGGCGGTGTCGGCTTCGCGACCCGGGTCGGCCTCAGCCAGCAGCCGCTGCTCCTGCCGGGTGCGGCGGCTCACCCTGATCCCGATCGAGGCCTCGTCCTCGGTGCGCCGATCATCTTCGGCGACCTGCTGCTCGGCGTGCTCCAACTCGCGGCACCGGTCGACGAGCCGTTCGGCGCGATCGACATCGAGATCGTCGCCGCGTTCACGGTGCGGGTCGCGCTCGCGTTGAACCACTCGCGACTGTACGAAGACGCACTCTTCGCGCTCGACGACGCCCGCGCCGCCATCTGACCTGACCGGGCCGTCGCGTGCGGCGGCCACGTAAGGTCGCCGGTCATGGGACTCTTCGACGGTCGAGTCGCGCTCGTCACCGGCGGCGCGTCCGGCATCGGCCGCGCCTGCGCGGAACGGCTGGCGCGCGACGGCGCCGCGGTCGCGGTGCTCGATCGCGACGGCGACGGGGCGCGTGCGGTCGCGGCCGAGGTGAACGGACGTGCGTACGAGGTCGACGTGCGCGACGGCGACGCGGTGCGCGCCGCGTTCGCCGCGGTCGTCGACGACGGCGGCGGGCTCGACATCCTCGTGAACAACGCGGGCGTGGGCGACCTGCGACCGCTGCACACGGTCGACGACCGGCTCTGGCATCGGCTGGTCGACGTGAACCTCACCGGCACGTTCCACGCGATGGCCGCCGCGGTGCCCGCGATGCTCGCGGGCGGCGGCGGCGCGATCGTCAACAACGCGTCGCTGTCGGGACTCGCGCCGACGCGCAACGAAGCGGCGTACTCCGCCGCGAAGGCGGGCGTGATCGCGCTCACGTCGAGCGGTGCACTCGAGTACGGACCGACGATCCGTGTGAACTGCGTCGCGCCCGGCTTCATCCGCACGCCGCTCACCGCGATCTGGGATCAGCACCCCGACGCGTTCGCGCCGATCACCGACGCGATCCCGCTCGGCCGCATCGGCGAAGCCGACGAGGTCGCCGACGTGATCGCGTTCCTCTGCTCGGACGCGGCCGCGTACATCACCGGCCAGACGCTGGTCGTCGACGGCGGGCTCTCGCTCCCCCAAGCCGGCACCGACGCCGCGCTCGCGAAGCTGTTCGAGAAGCTGTCGCAGTAAATCGCGCGTCGCCGGTCGCCTCGCGCGGCAATCTGCAGGCATGGGCACCGTCGAATGGGGTCGCGAGGTCGCCGAGGCGTACGACGCCGACTCCGCCGAGATGTTCGATCCCGGGGTCCTCGGCCCGACCGTGGCGTTCCTCGGGGACCTCGCCGGCGACGGTGCTGCGCTCGAGCTCGCGATCGGCACCGGCCGCGTCGCGCTGCCGCTGAGTGCACGCGGCATCGAGGTACACGGCATCGAGCTCTCGCCGCACATGGCCGCGGTGCTGCGCGCGAAACCGGGCGCCGATCGCATCGACGTGACGGTCGGCGACATGGCGACGACGCGCCTCGACGCGACGTTCCGTCTCGTCTATCTCGTGTTCAACACGATCATGAACCTGACGACGCAGGACGAGCAGGTTCGGGTCTTCGAGAACGCGGCCGCGCATCTCGAACCGGGCGGCGCGTTCGTCGTCGAGGTGCTCATCCCACAGATCCGGCGCGTCGCTCCGGGTGAGCTCGGTCGGGTGTTCTCGCTCGAGGACGATCACGTCGGCATCGAGACCTTCGACGACCTCGCGGGCCAGATCTCGTGGTCGCACCACTGGGTGCAGGACGGCGACACGTTGCGGCGCCACTCCGCGCCGTACCGATTCGTGTGGCCGTCGGAGCTCGACCTCATGGCGCGGGTCGCGGGACTGCGGTTGCGCGAGCGCTGGTCGAGCTGGCAACGCACACGGTTCGATCCGAACGGCATCGGCCAGGTCGTCGTCTACGAGAAGCCTCGGTAGCGGTAGCCCCGCAACCGGGCTACTGCTCGGACATGATCGATTCGAACTTCGCCTCCGCATCGATTGTCTCGATGCCGTCGACGGTGACGACGACGCGGTGCAGCGTCTGGTCGAAGCGGAACGGCGCTTCGTAGCCCTCGCCGACGGCCGGGCCGAGCTCGTAGCCGCACGTCAGCCCGCCGCCGGTGATCCCGAAGCGCGCGGGAGTGAAGCGCGCGACGTCGCCCTCGCCGACCACCTCGCCGTCGACGCGCAACGTGCCGTGACCGGAGTAGTCGCCGGGGCACACGAAGTCGAACTGCAGCACGTGGTCGCCGGAGCCGATCGCTCGCGCCGACGGAATGTCACTGCGCTCAGTGCCGGCGAGGTTGTGCACGTAGTGCAGCCGGCCGCCGAGCACGTAGAGGCTGAAGCCGCCGAGCACGTTGCCGATCGCGAGCAGCACACCGTTTGCATCCGCGCCGTCGGCGATCGTGACGTCGGCGCGGATCGAGTGCGTGCGGTTGCGGACGTTCACCGCGACGTCCTCGGGCACGAGCGCGCCGTGTGGCCGGTACGTGTAGGTGTTGCGGGCCTGCGCGCGCCGCGGCCGCGGGTTCATGATCGCGGCGAGCGGGCGGTTGTCGAGCGGCAGCACCTTGTACGCGCGCGCCTGCTCCCACCAGAGGTCGACGAGCTCCTGCACCTTGTCGGGCTGCGCGTCGGCGAGGTTGTCGCACTCCGACAGGTCCTCGGCGACGTGGTACAGCTCCCACACGTCGTCCTCGAACGGCGCGTCGGGATCGACACCGTCGTCGTACATGTGGCCGAGCGGCTTGAATGTCACCGCCTTCCACCCGTCGTGGTAGATGCCGCGGCTGCCGAGCATCTCGAAGTACTGGGTGGTGTGCCGGCCGGCGGCGGCATCGTCGTCGAGCAGGTAGGCGAAGCTCGTGCCCTCGATCGGCGAAGCGGTCAGCCCTTCGATCGCGGTGGGCGCCTCGATGCCGATGAGCTCGAGCACCGTCGGCGCGACGTCGATCGCGTGCGCGAACTGATGACGGATCTCTCCGCGCGCGCGAATCCGGCCGGGCCAGTGCACGATGCACGGATCGGCGATGCCGCCCTCGTGCACTTCGCGCTTCCACCGCTTGAACGGTGTGTTGCCGGCCATGGTCCAACCCCACGGATAGTTGTTGTGCGCGGTCGGTGTGCCGAGCTCGTCGATGCGCGCGCGCAACTCCCGACGGCCAGCGGCCATCCCGTTCCACAACCGCGCGTCGTTGATCGACCCCTTCACGCCGCCTTCGGAGCTCGCGCCGTTGTCGGACACGAGGATCACGAGCGTGTCGTCGAGCCCGCTGCCGTCGACGGAGTCGATGGAGTCGAGCACGCGACCGATCTGCGCGTCGGCGTGCGTGAGGAAGCCGGCGAAGCACTCCATGAACCGCGCCGCGACGCGCTGGTCCTCGGGCTTCAAGTCGGTCCACGCGGGCACCCACGCCGGCCGCGGCGACAGGCGCGTCCCGCGTGGCAGCAGTCCCATGTCGAGCTGGCGCGCGAACGTCCGGTCGCGCCACGCGTCCCAGCCGTCGTCGAACTGCCCGTGGTAGCGCTCGATGTACTCCGCCGGCGCGTGGTGCGGTGAATGACACGCGCCGGTCGCGAAGTAGAGGAAGAAGGGTTGGTCGCCGTCGACCGCGCGCAGGTCGGCGAGGTACTCGATCGCACGGTCGGCGAGATCCTCGCTCAGGTGGTAGCCGTCGGCGACCGAGCGCGGCGGCAGGGTCGTGTGGTTGTCGTGGTACAGCGACGGCACGAACTGATGGGTCTCGCCGCCGTGGAAGCCGTACCAACGCTGGAACCCGCGACCGAGCGGCCACGAGTTGCGCGGCGCGGCCATGTGCGTCTCGTCCTCGGGCGTGAGGTGCCATTTGCCGACCGCGTAGGGCGCGTACCCGACGGTCGCGAGCACTTGCGAGAGGAAGAAGTTCTCGCGTGGGATGCGGCCCGAATAACCGGGGTAGCCGAGCGCGAGGTCGGCGACGCGCGCCATGCCGTTGCTGTGGTGGTTGCGGCCGGTGAGCAGGCACGCGCGCGTCGGCGAGCACAACGCGGTCGTGTGGAAATTGGAGAAGCGCACACCGCCTGACGCGAGTCTGTCGATGTTCGGTGTTGCGATGTCGGAGCCGTAGCACCCGATCTGCGCGAAGCCGACGTCGTCGAGCACGATCAGCGCGACGTTCGGCGCGCCATCCGGAGGCGCCGGTTCCGGCGGCCACCACGGCGTCGACTCCCTCCACGTCGGACCGATGACACCACCGAACTCGCGCGCCTGCTCCATGAGGCCGGAGCCTCGCGCGTTTGAGAGACTCGGCTCACCCCGCCGCGACCACTCCAGTTCGGAGGACACCGTGCCTGCACCCAAGCCCGCGCAACTCGGACCGCTCGCCGGACTCGTCGGAACATGGGAAGGCGATCAGGGCATCGACATCTCGTTCCATCACGTCGACGGTGCCGTCGGCGAGACGCACTATCGCGAGCGCACGACGTTCAGCCCGTTCGGTCCGGTCGAGAACGGCAAGCAATCGCTGTTCGGACTCGACTACCGCATGGCCGCGTGGCGGCCGAACGAGGACGAGCCGTTCCACACCGAGATCGGCTACTGGCTGTGGGACGCGACCGACAGCCAGGTGATGCGCTGCTTCATGATCCCGCGCGGCACGGTCGTGATCGCGGGCGGACTCACGACGGCCGACGCCAAGTCGTTCACGCTCGCCGCGGAGTGCGGCTCCGAGATCTACGGCATCTTGTCGAACCAGTACCTCGCCGAGCAGGCCCGCACGAGCCGCTACGAGGTGACGATCACGATCGGCGACGACACGTGGTCGTACGAGGAGACCAGCGTCATCGACGTGAAGCGCCACGGCGCGGTGCTGGAGCACACGGACCTGAACACGTTGCATCGCGTCGCAGAATGAGCTGACGCGAACCGGGGCCGACCATCCTTGGTCGACCCCGGCTGCGGTTCGGTGCGCCGTGGAGCTAGTTGACGCCGAAGTAGAGGAACGCGTTCGTCGGGATGGGACCGACGACGGT
The genomic region above belongs to Acidimicrobiia bacterium and contains:
- a CDS encoding SDR family NAD(P)-dependent oxidoreductase, with product MGLFDGRVALVTGGASGIGRACAERLARDGAAVAVLDRDGDGARAVAAEVNGRAYEVDVRDGDAVRAAFAAVVDDGGGLDILVNNAGVGDLRPLHTVDDRLWHRLVDVNLTGTFHAMAAAVPAMLAGGGGAIVNNASLSGLAPTRNEAAYSAAKAGVIALTSSGALEYGPTIRVNCVAPGFIRTPLTAIWDQHPDAFAPITDAIPLGRIGEADEVADVIAFLCSDAAAYITGQTLVVDGGLSLPQAGTDAALAKLFEKLSQ
- a CDS encoding heme-binding beta-barrel domain-containing protein; its protein translation is MPAPKPAQLGPLAGLVGTWEGDQGIDISFHHVDGAVGETHYRERTTFSPFGPVENGKQSLFGLDYRMAAWRPNEDEPFHTEIGYWLWDATDSQVMRCFMIPRGTVVIAGGLTTADAKSFTLAAECGSEIYGILSNQYLAEQARTSRYEVTITIGDDTWSYEETSVIDVKRHGAVLEHTDLNTLHRVAE
- a CDS encoding HAD family hydrolase; this translates as MTDDVRAVLFDLDDTLFEQASWLAGAWLEVAAAAQAWNVDRTRFLAALHRVCADGSDRGEIIDRALARIRRHDVAVAPLLTAFRGYAPARLTPYPGVTDALDALRGRVAVGLVSDGDPAIQRAKLRALGMESTFDIVVLGDELGREHRKPSPAGLLTALVALGVDPASAVVIGDRPSTDIAAAAAAGARAIRVRTGEYARESDSPRPWATAPDVSRAVAGLLELAGVS
- a CDS encoding arylsulfatase; translation: MEQAREFGGVIGPTWRESTPWWPPEPAPPDGAPNVALIVLDDVGFAQIGCYGSDIATPNIDRLASGGVRFSNFHTTALCSPTRACLLTGRNHHSNGMARVADLALGYPGYSGRIPRENFFLSQVLATVGYAPYAVGKWHLTPEDETHMAAPRNSWPLGRGFQRWYGFHGGETHQFVPSLYHDNHTTLPPRSVADGYHLSEDLADRAIEYLADLRAVDGDQPFFLYFATGACHSPHHAPAEYIERYHGQFDDGWDAWRDRTFARQLDMGLLPRGTRLSPRPAWVPAWTDLKPEDQRVAARFMECFAGFLTHADAQIGRVLDSIDSVDGSGLDDTLVILVSDNGASSEGGVKGSINDARLWNGMAAGRRELRARIDELGTPTAHNNYPWGWTMAGNTPFKRWKREVHEGGIADPCIVHWPGRIRARGEIRHQFAHAIDVAPTVLELIGIEAPTAIEGLTASPIEGTSFAYLLDDDAAAGRHTTQYFEMLGSRGIYHDGWKAVTFKPLGHMYDDGVDPDAPFEDDVWELYHVAEDLSECDNLADAQPDKVQELVDLWWEQARAYKVLPLDNRPLAAIMNPRPRRAQARNTYTYRPHGALVPEDVAVNVRNRTHSIRADVTIADGADANGVLLAIGNVLGGFSLYVLGGRLHYVHNLAGTERSDIPSARAIGSGDHVLQFDFVCPGDYSGHGTLRVDGEVVGEGDVARFTPARFGITGGGLTCGYELGPAVGEGYEAPFRFDQTLHRVVVTVDGIETIDAEAKFESIMSEQ
- a CDS encoding GAF domain-containing protein; translated protein: MTVALEDLRDEIRREERSAGLNPTRPLTRADIEHRRRQIAAVGLVVFFGVVVTTLRANVWGNAHDALFDPDLLRAATITAAGGFIAYVVEKERHLRRLELLESEERAVSLAIADRLLEAAALADASSSLQGSLVLERVIGRTLDRVRDLVGADAGTIRLLSPDGQLRVAATFGSDDGFERLGGVGFATRVGLSQQPLLLPGAAAHPDPDRGLVLGAPIIFGDLLLGVLQLAAPVDEPFGAIDIEIVAAFTVRVALALNHSRLYEDALFALDDARAAI
- a CDS encoding class I SAM-dependent methyltransferase, encoding MGTVEWGREVAEAYDADSAEMFDPGVLGPTVAFLGDLAGDGAALELAIGTGRVALPLSARGIEVHGIELSPHMAAVLRAKPGADRIDVTVGDMATTRLDATFRLVYLVFNTIMNLTTQDEQVRVFENAAAHLEPGGAFVVEVLIPQIRRVAPGELGRVFSLEDDHVGIETFDDLAGQISWSHHWVQDGDTLRRHSAPYRFVWPSELDLMARVAGLRLRERWSSWQRTRFDPNGIGQVVVYEKPR
- a CDS encoding nuclear transport factor 2 family protein, yielding MPERERAMTPEDLTRLFVERANAGDVDGLIELYEPEAVMAYPPGSQSTGHDAIRGVFTQMLANRPHFEPEPPLPTVQMGDLALTSTPPKDAAGARAQVVRRQSDGSWLRVIDQPEFRRS